Proteins from a genomic interval of Acetobacterium woodii DSM 1030:
- a CDS encoding methyl-accepting chemotaxis protein translates to MNSNEHVTHDSPAFTTSQPKFGLAKKLTLFITIGFTLVVLALGIVSVNIGATAILNQAHTDMEDYAISSSKQVGAVISGNLSTLNEVAMGSSVASMNWPAQVATLTDDVNRLGYEDMAIVDMNGHGKYVINGGEFDTGSEPWFKGAYAGKNTISDVTISKVTNKPSVFETVPIKNNSSQVVGLLIGRRDPNFLQDVVSNMGAEGDREYGFIIANDGMMMAHPNGELIQSETNIFKEDSFVSFVASYNELGTNKTGVIDYDYLGNAKIATAAPITGTDWILFYTIYESDLMAPITDLRNITFIISLIVLVLGGFIGFAMSNRISKPIVKIKNALDQLALGDVEISVPDINTKDEVADLVTSFRTMITNRKDQAEVAQRLAEGDFSVEIIPQSDKDVLSYSMIAVIKQMNKLYDGIVEIAGEARDGHLDFRGNPDLYPGSYKDFITGLNSVIDTFISPIKVSNAYMKQIGQGEIPSKITDPYKGDFNILKNNINACIDGLDALVEGNRILGKMRLNDFSEKIEAEYLGIYGEIANSINEVHFRFDHIVSIAHNIANGDLCDLQDLNTIGKRSDLDTLNPSLIKMIENISMLVAETESMAQKAVEGDLSNRGDADKFKGEFANVVSGINQTLDAILAPLVEASAVLGELSGGNLATSMQGNYQGDNAKIKNDLNQTIAFLKRYVDEITVTLEALGQGNLNQNITSDYQGDFLAIKIALNNITNNLSSTMSDIDIAAGQVEVGAHQISDGGQALSQGTTEQASAIQELTASIEEVASETKKNAVSANEAKDVAIKVRNSAQNSNNEMGKMVHAMVDINDSSNNISKIIKVIDDIAFQTNILALNAAVEAARAGQQGKGFAVVAEEVRSLAARSAEAAKETTALIEGSIEKVSVGSKIADETAESLNEILTQIEKVTNLVGNIAQASNDQATEIAQISQGIEQVSEVVQTNSATAEESAAASEELSGQAELLKQMVGTFTLKNLDGPKLSGSPQIALNVQKNHPENPISVPQIRLDDSKTDKY, encoded by the coding sequence ATGAATAGTAATGAACACGTTACGCATGACAGTCCAGCCTTTACCACAAGTCAACCTAAATTTGGCTTAGCAAAAAAGCTGACATTATTTATCACGATCGGTTTCACACTGGTTGTGCTTGCTTTAGGCATAGTCTCCGTTAACATTGGGGCCACTGCCATTCTTAATCAAGCTCATACGGACATGGAGGACTACGCTATTTCAAGCAGTAAACAAGTTGGCGCTGTTATTTCCGGAAATCTTTCAACACTGAATGAAGTCGCAATGGGCAGCTCTGTCGCTTCGATGAATTGGCCTGCTCAGGTTGCAACACTCACCGACGATGTCAACCGTTTAGGTTATGAAGATATGGCCATTGTTGACATGAATGGTCATGGCAAATATGTTATTAATGGCGGCGAATTTGACACTGGCAGTGAACCCTGGTTTAAAGGTGCCTATGCTGGTAAAAATACCATTTCTGATGTTACAATCAGTAAAGTCACCAATAAACCCAGCGTTTTCGAAACCGTACCGATAAAAAACAATAGTAGTCAGGTCGTTGGGTTGCTTATTGGCCGGCGCGATCCTAACTTTTTGCAAGACGTTGTCTCCAATATGGGCGCCGAAGGCGACCGCGAATACGGCTTTATCATTGCGAATGACGGCATGATGATGGCCCATCCTAACGGCGAATTGATTCAATCAGAAACCAATATCTTTAAAGAAGATTCTTTTGTAAGTTTTGTTGCTTCGTATAATGAATTGGGAACAAACAAAACTGGAGTCATCGATTATGATTACCTTGGCAACGCAAAAATCGCCACTGCCGCACCAATCACCGGTACCGACTGGATCCTTTTTTACACGATCTATGAAAGTGACTTAATGGCGCCAATCACCGATTTACGAAATATTACCTTCATCATTTCATTGATAGTATTGGTACTTGGCGGTTTTATTGGTTTTGCCATGTCTAACCGGATCAGCAAACCGATCGTCAAAATAAAAAATGCTTTAGATCAACTGGCGCTTGGCGATGTCGAAATTAGCGTCCCGGATATTAATACTAAGGATGAAGTCGCTGATTTAGTTACCTCTTTCCGGACCATGATTACCAATCGGAAAGATCAGGCCGAAGTTGCCCAACGACTGGCGGAAGGTGATTTTTCAGTTGAAATCATCCCGCAATCGGACAAAGATGTCCTTTCATACTCAATGATTGCGGTCATCAAGCAAATGAATAAACTTTACGACGGCATTGTTGAAATTGCTGGCGAAGCTCGCGACGGTCATCTCGATTTTAGAGGCAATCCGGATTTGTATCCCGGTTCCTATAAAGACTTTATTACCGGTTTAAATTCAGTCATCGATACTTTTATCAGCCCCATCAAGGTCTCTAACGCATATATGAAACAAATCGGTCAAGGTGAAATCCCGTCCAAAATAACTGATCCTTATAAAGGCGATTTTAATATTTTGAAAAACAATATTAATGCCTGTATTGACGGTTTAGACGCTCTGGTTGAAGGTAACCGGATCCTGGGAAAAATGCGGTTAAATGATTTTAGCGAAAAAATTGAAGCCGAATACCTAGGTATCTATGGTGAAATCGCCAATTCCATTAATGAAGTTCACTTCCGATTTGACCATATCGTTTCCATTGCTCATAATATTGCCAATGGTGATCTGTGTGACCTTCAGGATCTAAACACAATTGGTAAACGTAGCGATCTGGATACCTTAAACCCCAGTTTGATCAAAATGATTGAAAACATCTCAATGTTAGTAGCTGAAACTGAATCGATGGCGCAAAAGGCTGTCGAGGGAGACCTTAGCAATCGTGGTGATGCTGACAAATTCAAGGGCGAATTCGCCAACGTCGTTTCTGGCATCAACCAGACCCTTGACGCTATCCTGGCACCGCTCGTGGAAGCTTCTGCCGTGCTTGGTGAATTATCCGGCGGTAATCTCGCCACTTCAATGCAAGGAAATTATCAGGGCGATAACGCCAAAATTAAAAACGATTTAAATCAGACCATTGCCTTCCTTAAACGTTATGTGGATGAAATAACGGTCACTCTGGAGGCATTAGGGCAGGGGAATCTCAACCAGAATATTACCAGCGATTATCAGGGTGATTTTTTAGCCATCAAGATCGCTTTAAATAACATCACCAATAATTTAAGTTCGACCATGTCTGATATTGATATTGCTGCTGGTCAGGTTGAAGTTGGTGCCCATCAAATATCTGATGGTGGCCAAGCTTTATCTCAAGGAACAACCGAACAAGCCAGTGCCATTCAAGAATTAACTGCTTCGATCGAAGAAGTCGCCAGCGAAACCAAAAAAAATGCCGTTAGTGCCAATGAAGCCAAAGATGTCGCCATTAAAGTACGTAACAGTGCTCAAAATAGCAACAACGAAATGGGCAAAATGGTTCATGCAATGGTCGATATTAATGATTCATCCAATAATATTTCCAAAATTATTAAAGTCATCGACGACATTGCTTTCCAGACCAACATCTTAGCCTTAAATGCTGCGGTTGAAGCTGCAAGAGCCGGTCAGCAAGGCAAAGGTTTTGCGGTAGTCGCCGAAGAAGTACGCAGTCTCGCTGCCCGCAGTGCCGAAGCAGCCAAAGAAACAACGGCTCTCATTGAAGGTTCCATTGAGAAGGTTTCGGTCGGCTCTAAAATTGCTGACGAAACTGCTGAAAGCTTAAATGAGATTTTAACGCAAATTGAAAAAGTCACCAATTTGGTCGGTAATATTGCCCAGGCATCCAATGACCAGGCTACTGAAATCGCCCAAATTAGTCAGGGTATTGAACAGGTTTCCGAAGTGGTTCAAACCAACTCAGCAACCGCAGAAGAAAGTGCCGCCGCCAGTGAAGAGCTTTCCGGTCAAGCGGAACTGCTGAAACAAATGGTTGGCACCTTCACATTAAAAAACCTTGACGGTCCAAAGCTATCTGGATCACCACAAATAGCACTCAACGTTCAAAAAAACCATCCTGAAAATCCAATTTCTGTTCCTCAAATTCGCCTGGACGATTCAAAAACAGATAAATACTAA
- a CDS encoding methyl-accepting chemotaxis protein, translating into MKRNEQVAHGCPTTSQPKFGLAKKLSLFIIIGFAMVVLTLSVISINLSSNAILKQARTDMENYAISCGKQVGSILLGDLSTLEQVAAANSVNSMDWNSQVATLSGDLDRLGYEDLAVVDMNGHGKSVLSGSEFNIDDSSWFKDAYNGQSTVSDVRLSKVTNKTNFYEIAPIKHNDVVVGLLMGRRDSTFMQDVVSNMGAEGDREYGFIIASNGIMMAHPNGELIKSETNIFNTDSFGSFAASYNELGETKTGVINYDYLGEAKIASAAPIPGTDWTILYTVYKNDLMAPMTDLQNITIIISLIVLALGGFIGFVMSNRIVKPIIKIKDALDRLALGDVEITVPDINTKDEVADLVTSFRTMITNRKDQAEVAQRLAEGDFSIEIIPQSDKDVLSYSMIAVIEQMNKLYDGIAEIATEAREGQLDFRGNPDLYPGSYKDFITGLNSVIDTFISPIKVSNAYMKQIGQGEIPPKITDSYSGDFNELKNNINACIDGLDALVEGNRILGKMRLNDYSEKIETEYLGIYGEISHSINDVHSRLVRVVEVAHNIAIGDMRDLDILTAIGKRSEQDTLVPSLIKMIENIVLLVSETESMAQKAIEGDLSNRGDADKFKGEYANVISGINQTLDAILAPIMEASAVLGELSAGNLATAMQGDYQGDHAKVKTDLNLTITFLKRYVDEITVTLEALGQGNLNQEITSDYQGDFLAIKIALNGITNNLSSTMSDIDLAASQVEIGAQQISDGGQALSQGTTEQASAIQQLTASIEEVASETKKNAVSANEAKDVAIKVRNSAQNSNNEMGKMVHAMVDINDSSNNISKIIKVIDDIAFQTNILALNAAVEAARAGQQGKGFAVVAEEVRSLAARSAEAAKETTALIEGSIDKVSVGSKIADETAESLNEILTQIEKVNNLVGNIAQASNDQATEIAQISQGIEQVSEVVQTNSATAEESAAASEELSGQAELLKQMVGTFTLKNLDSPKLSGSPHIAPNVQKKHPENPISVPQIRLDDSETDKY; encoded by the coding sequence ATGAAAAGAAACGAACAAGTCGCTCATGGCTGTCCCACAACAAGTCAACCTAAATTTGGTTTGGCAAAAAAACTCTCATTGTTTATCATTATTGGTTTTGCGATGGTTGTCCTTACTTTAAGTGTAATCTCGATTAATCTCAGTTCCAATGCCATTCTTAAGCAAGCGCGCACTGACATGGAAAACTACGCTATTTCCTGTGGGAAACAAGTTGGATCTATTCTTTTAGGAGATCTTTCCACGCTTGAACAGGTTGCTGCCGCGAACTCTGTCAATTCGATGGATTGGAATAGCCAGGTTGCTACTTTGTCAGGAGACTTGGATCGATTGGGTTATGAAGATCTAGCGGTCGTTGATATGAATGGTCATGGCAAATCTGTCCTTAGTGGCAGTGAATTTAATATTGACGATTCATCCTGGTTTAAAGACGCTTATAACGGTCAAAGTACTGTTTCTGATGTTCGCTTAAGTAAAGTTACGAATAAAACGAATTTTTATGAAATCGCCCCGATAAAACATAATGATGTGGTCGTTGGACTGCTTATGGGTAGACGTGATTCTACCTTTATGCAGGATGTTGTTTCAAATATGGGTGCCGAGGGAGACCGCGAATACGGCTTTATCATTGCCAGCAATGGCATTATGATGGCGCATCCTAACGGGGAACTGATTAAATCGGAAACCAATATTTTTAATACCGATTCCTTTGGGAGCTTTGCGGCTTCGTATAATGAATTGGGTGAGACAAAAACTGGTGTCATCAATTATGATTACCTTGGCGAAGCAAAAATCGCCAGCGCTGCCCCGATTCCTGGCACCGACTGGACGATCTTATACACCGTCTATAAAAATGACTTGATGGCGCCCATGACAGACTTACAAAATATTACCATCATCATTTCGTTGATTGTCCTGGCACTTGGGGGGTTCATTGGTTTTGTAATGTCCAACCGCATTGTCAAACCAATTATTAAAATCAAAGATGCTTTGGATCGGCTTGCGCTTGGTGATGTCGAGATCACTGTTCCCGATATCAACACAAAAGATGAAGTTGCTGATTTAGTCACCTCTTTTCGCACCATGATTACTAACCGGAAAGATCAGGCCGAAGTCGCTCAACGTCTGGCAGAAGGCGATTTTTCAATTGAAATCATACCACAATCGGACAAAGATGTTCTTTCTTACTCGATGATTGCGGTCATTGAGCAAATGAACAAACTTTACGACGGCATCGCTGAAATTGCTACCGAGGCCCGTGAAGGCCAGTTGGATTTCCGAGGCAACCCGGATTTGTATCCCGGTTCCTATAAAGACTTTATTACTGGCTTAAATTCGGTCATCGACACTTTTATCAGCCCGATCAAGGTTTCTAACGCATATATGAAACAAATTGGTCAAGGCGAAATTCCACCTAAAATAACCGATTCTTATAGCGGTGATTTTAATGAACTAAAAAATAATATCAATGCCTGCATCGACGGTTTAGACGCCCTGGTTGAAGGCAACCGGATCCTGGGGAAAATGCGTCTGAATGATTATAGTGAAAAAATTGAAACCGAATACTTAGGGATCTATGGCGAAATTTCGCATTCCATTAACGACGTCCATTCCCGCCTGGTCCGTGTTGTCGAAGTTGCTCATAATATAGCCATTGGCGATATGCGCGACTTAGATATCCTAACCGCTATCGGAAAGCGCAGTGAACAAGATACCTTGGTTCCAAGTCTTATCAAAATGATCGAAAATATTGTGCTATTGGTAAGCGAAACTGAATCGATGGCACAAAAAGCCATTGAAGGAGACCTCAGCAACCGTGGTGATGCTGACAAATTCAAGGGCGAATACGCCAACGTCATTTCTGGCATCAATCAGACCCTTGATGCCATCCTGGCCCCGATCATGGAAGCTTCTGCTGTGCTCGGCGAACTATCCGCCGGTAATCTTGCCACTGCGATGCAAGGAGACTATCAGGGTGATCATGCCAAAGTCAAAACTGACTTAAATTTGACCATTACCTTCCTTAAACGTTATGTTGATGAAATAACGGTCACGTTGGAAGCATTGGGACAGGGAAATCTCAACCAAGAAATCACCAGTGATTATCAGGGCGATTTCTTAGCCATTAAGATTGCATTAAACGGAATTACCAATAATTTAAGTTCAACCATGTCTGATATTGATCTCGCTGCCAGTCAAGTCGAAATTGGTGCTCAGCAAATATCTGATGGCGGTCAGGCTTTATCTCAGGGAACAACCGAGCAAGCCAGTGCGATCCAACAATTAACTGCTTCAATCGAAGAAGTCGCCAGCGAAACCAAAAAAAATGCCGTTAGTGCCAATGAAGCCAAAGATGTTGCCATTAAAGTACGTAACAGTGCTCAAAATAGTAACAACGAAATGGGTAAAATGGTTCATGCAATGGTCGATATTAATGATTCATCCAATAATATTTCGAAAATTATTAAAGTCATCGACGATATCGCTTTCCAGACCAACATCTTAGCCTTAAATGCTGCGGTTGAAGCTGCGAGAGCCGGGCAACAAGGCAAAGGTTTTGCGGTGGTCGCCGAAGAAGTCCGTAGTCTGGCTGCCCGCAGTGCCGAAGCGGCCAAAGAAACAACCGCTCTCATTGAAGGTTCCATTGACAAGGTTTCGGTTGGTTCTAAAATTGCTGACGAAACTGCTGAAAGCTTAAATGAGATTTTAACGCAAATTGAAAAAGTCAACAATCTGGTCGGTAATATTGCCCAGGCATCCAATGATCAGGCTACTGAAATTGCCCAAATCAGTCAGGGTATTGAACAGGTTTCCGAAGTGGTTCAAACCAATTCGGCAACCGCTGAAGAAAGCGCCGCCGCCAGTGAAGAGCTTTCCGGTCAAGCGGAACTGCTGAAACAAATGGTTGGCACCTTCACCTTAAAAAACCTTGACAGTCCAAAGCTATCTGGATCACCACACATAGCACCCAACGTTCAAAAAAAACATCCTGAAAATCCAATTTCTGTTCCTCAAATTCGCCTGGACGATTCTGAAACAGATAAATACTAA
- a CDS encoding DMT family transporter, producing MKKVYVYVFLTGILFGSMEVALKIGGATFNPIQLTFIRFLIGGLFLFPFAISDLKKKQIKLTKGDWGYLFTLGFICICFSMVLFQIGLMGINASLAALIFSINPVFTMIFAHYIVHEKFTKKKAVALSISIVGLIIVMDPQKLISGDNNILFLLMTLLAAVSFGLYTALGKKRIEKIGGVTQNSFSFLMGSAVLFLVLIFTGSPILTGVNLQSAPLLFYLGVCVTGIGYYFYLKTVEIAGPSMASVAFFIKPMVAPVIALVILGESITVNIGVGLIFILLGSFVNLTDGDKLVRMFRLEKLFYK from the coding sequence ATGAAAAAAGTATACGTTTATGTTTTTTTAACCGGAATTCTATTTGGCTCAATGGAAGTTGCCCTTAAAATTGGCGGCGCAACATTTAATCCGATCCAACTGACGTTTATCCGCTTTTTAATCGGAGGGCTTTTTCTTTTTCCCTTTGCTATCAGTGATCTCAAGAAAAAGCAGATCAAGCTGACTAAAGGCGATTGGGGATATCTGTTTACTTTAGGTTTTATTTGTATCTGCTTTAGCATGGTGCTTTTCCAAATTGGTTTAATGGGGATTAATGCCAGTCTGGCAGCATTGATTTTCTCAATTAATCCGGTATTTACCATGATTTTTGCGCACTATATCGTCCATGAAAAATTTACAAAAAAAAAGGCTGTTGCTCTTTCTATTAGTATCGTAGGATTAATTATTGTGATGGATCCACAAAAACTTATTTCCGGTGATAACAATATTTTGTTTTTATTAATGACTTTATTAGCGGCGGTTTCTTTTGGGTTGTATACGGCTTTAGGGAAGAAACGGATTGAAAAAATAGGTGGTGTGACTCAGAACAGTTTCAGTTTTCTGATGGGGTCGGCGGTTTTATTTTTAGTGCTGATTTTTACCGGGTCACCGATTTTAACGGGCGTTAATTTACAATCAGCACCGTTATTATTTTATTTAGGGGTTTGTGTTACCGGAATTGGTTATTATTTTTATTTAAAAACGGTAGAAATTGCAGGTCCATCGATGGCTTCAGTGGCTTTTTTTATCAAACCAATGGTCGCACCGGTTATTGCGTTAGTTATTTTAGGAGAATCCATCACTGTTAATATTGGGGTTGGACTGATATTTATTTTATTGGGATCGTTCGTAAACCTGACGGATGGAGATAAATTAGTGCGGATGTTTAGACTGGAAAAACTTTTTTATAAGTAA
- a CDS encoding NUDIX hydrolase — MDRDDFFKRRPGMIGERNYGQYAVLAILVETVKGPALLFEKRSEMLNRQPGEICFPGGRLEAGEKPVEGAIRETMEELLVKQEQIEIIGPGDIYISPYNMIIHPFIAKLQDYNYRFSHQEVSEVFTVPVRFFQENEPKKYMNQLIYEQPNDFPYESIPGGKNYPWSIGTYTINFYNYEEAVIWGMTAAIVESVVGLINTYQLLSDF, encoded by the coding sequence TTGGATCGAGATGATTTTTTTAAACGGCGCCCAGGAATGATTGGGGAAAGAAACTATGGCCAGTACGCGGTGCTGGCTATTTTGGTGGAGACGGTTAAAGGACCGGCATTGCTTTTTGAAAAAAGATCGGAAATGCTTAATCGACAACCGGGAGAGATTTGTTTTCCGGGCGGAAGGCTGGAGGCAGGTGAAAAACCGGTTGAGGGGGCAATCCGTGAAACCATGGAGGAATTGCTGGTAAAACAGGAGCAGATTGAAATAATAGGTCCGGGAGATATTTATATATCGCCATACAACATGATCATTCATCCTTTTATTGCTAAACTTCAGGATTATAATTATCGGTTCAGTCATCAGGAAGTCAGTGAGGTATTCACCGTACCGGTGCGTTTTTTTCAGGAAAATGAACCAAAAAAATATATGAATCAGCTAATTTATGAGCAGCCTAATGATTTTCCTTATGAGAGTATTCCCGGCGGTAAAAACTATCCCTGGTCGATTGGAACCTATACCATTAATTTTTATAATTATGAAGAAGCGGTGATCTGGGGAATGACAGCGGCTATTGTTGAGTCAGTGGTTGGATTGATTAACACGTATCAGCTGCTTAGCGACTTTTAG
- a CDS encoding PadR family transcriptional regulator, with the protein MNVSKDLIAASATPFILSILKENDNYGYAIIKKVKELSHDELVWSEGMLYPVLHRLEEKNFIESYWNTSDGSRKRKYYRIKEAGLVELEVQIKQWQLIHTALSKTWHQIINIRRNRLCLT; encoded by the coding sequence ATGAATGTCTCAAAGGATTTAATTGCGGCCTCGGCTACGCCCTTTATTTTATCCATCTTAAAAGAAAATGATAATTATGGTTATGCCATTATCAAAAAAGTAAAAGAATTAAGCCATGACGAACTCGTCTGGTCTGAAGGAATGCTCTACCCTGTACTCCATCGACTTGAAGAAAAAAATTTCATTGAGTCTTATTGGAACACATCTGACGGCAGCCGCAAAAGAAAGTATTATCGAATTAAAGAAGCCGGCCTGGTTGAACTCGAGGTGCAAATAAAACAATGGCAGCTTATTCACACCGCCCTTTCAAAAACCTGGCACCAAATTATAAATATCAGGAGGAATCGATTATGTTTGACTTGA
- a CDS encoding permease prefix domain 1-containing protein — protein sequence MFDLKQSIQSWSDHLRTQGHFKETDIIELENHLQDEIADLIDVGLSDEEAFLISVKRFGNAPSVSREYSKIYSEQLWKQWTAETELTKIPGENQRNIILVILFSFLAGTFFKLPAFWGYTFGNPQYQLFYFVNLSFFILPFIALFFLLKNKTNLKMIAIILGIFAGSAFLVNSYPSYSPDNTKLLTALHLPLFLWLITGVAYIKSDWRNSQERMNFIRFSGESVIYGTLIFCGLIVLAMFTQAIFFAIQIDASWFIENYLIIYGASAVAMITVYLVETKKSIVENFAPVLAKIFSPLFLIIMIAFLVVLVISGKSPFIERDYLIAFDFMLALVLGLVLYTISARNPYSENKFFDYLNLALIVSAMIIDSIALSAILVRLSTFGITPNKMAALGENLALLINLGGLAWLYCRFFLKKIAFVKIEKWQTSYLYVYAIWFAIVAFIFPVIFSFI from the coding sequence ATGTTTGACTTGAAACAAAGTATTCAGTCCTGGAGTGACCATTTGCGTACTCAAGGCCATTTTAAAGAAACAGATATTATCGAATTGGAAAACCATTTGCAGGATGAAATCGCTGATTTAATTGATGTCGGGCTATCTGATGAAGAAGCTTTTTTAATCAGTGTCAAACGTTTTGGCAATGCTCCTTCCGTTTCCCGAGAATACTCAAAAATCTACTCTGAACAATTATGGAAACAATGGACCGCTGAAACCGAACTGACCAAAATTCCCGGTGAAAATCAACGTAACATTATTTTGGTAATTCTTTTTTCATTCTTGGCCGGCACCTTTTTTAAACTTCCGGCATTTTGGGGGTATACTTTTGGCAATCCGCAATATCAATTGTTTTATTTTGTCAACCTGAGTTTTTTTATCTTGCCTTTTATTGCTTTGTTCTTTTTATTAAAAAACAAAACTAATCTCAAGATGATTGCCATTATTCTTGGGATCTTCGCCGGTTCCGCCTTTCTGGTTAATAGTTATCCTTCCTATTCACCCGACAATACTAAGCTTCTGACTGCACTACATTTACCACTGTTTTTATGGTTAATCACCGGCGTTGCCTATATCAAATCGGATTGGCGTAACAGTCAGGAACGCATGAATTTCATTCGTTTTAGCGGTGAATCAGTTATTTATGGAACCCTCATTTTTTGCGGACTGATTGTTTTAGCCATGTTCACTCAAGCAATATTCTTTGCCATCCAAATTGATGCCAGTTGGTTTATTGAAAACTATCTGATCATTTATGGTGCCAGCGCAGTTGCCATGATCACCGTGTATTTGGTCGAGACTAAAAAAAGTATTGTCGAAAATTTCGCCCCTGTTCTGGCCAAAATATTCAGTCCCCTTTTTCTAATCATTATGATCGCTTTCCTCGTTGTATTGGTCATTTCCGGAAAAAGCCCATTTATTGAAAGAGACTATCTAATTGCCTTTGATTTTATGCTGGCCTTAGTGCTTGGACTGGTGCTCTACACAATATCTGCCCGAAATCCGTATTCAGAAAATAAATTTTTCGACTATTTAAACCTGGCTCTAATCGTTTCAGCGATGATTATTGACAGTATTGCTTTATCTGCCATTCTTGTCCGGTTGTCTACTTTTGGTATTACCCCAAATAAAATGGCCGCCTTAGGCGAAAATCTCGCTTTACTGATCAACTTAGGAGGACTTGCTTGGCTATATTGTCGCTTTTTCCTTAAAAAAATAGCTTTTGTGAAGATCGAAAAATGGCAAACGTCATATCTTTACGTCTATGCTATCTGGTTTGCCATTGTCGCTTTCATTTTTCCAGTCATTTTTAGTTTTATCTAA
- a CDS encoding GlcG/HbpS family heme-binding protein: protein MTKTGKLLDMAKKMAEAAAAKAIQIDVPMVIVICDAGGNTVLFNRMEDSLLASMDIATNKAYTAVALKMSTDTAADLAKESGQLFGIASCDKGRMVVFGGGFPIYENEKIIGGIGVSGGSVAEDMSVAQAGLDALK, encoded by the coding sequence ATGACAAAAACAGGGAAACTATTAGACATGGCCAAAAAAATGGCCGAAGCGGCAGCTGCAAAAGCAATTCAAATTGACGTACCAATGGTGATTGTTATTTGTGATGCAGGAGGAAATACCGTCTTGTTTAACCGAATGGAAGATTCTTTATTAGCCAGTATGGATATTGCAACCAATAAAGCATATACCGCAGTAGCTCTGAAAATGAGTACGGATACAGCAGCAGACTTGGCCAAAGAGTCAGGTCAACTTTTTGGAATTGCTTCTTGTGATAAAGGCAGAATGGTGGTGTTTGGGGGTGGTTTTCCCATTTATGAAAATGAAAAAATTATTGGTGGGATCGGCGTGAGCGGTGGTAGTGTTGCCGAAGATATGTCGGTTGCCCAAGCTGGATTGGATGCACTAAAATAA